The following proteins are co-located in the Vigna angularis cultivar LongXiaoDou No.4 chromosome 2, ASM1680809v1, whole genome shotgun sequence genome:
- the LOC108328381 gene encoding uncharacterized protein At2g39910, which translates to MLEAPPSSPLRELLLRSSTRLSESLATVPYTPHRASNISVKAFLEPLLLPTASVKDLALAYALLCSSAFDHSGILSWIPSHLSSLATSSFSELSCAYLAELGDGNRDGVVPPEKRLVLELMPEVLPLLKERIQESSINKSDETDEFSAASARVPVGFAILAAFQFRWFITQVDYPHLGKLCGLVIPCALTAVDHWSAVVKGQGMISLAHIGRNVDAAELGGYVDAVLDACCQNTACDDEIWHHVVEASVVLVTLTQRSNPRSPWFERMLNEFISHLERQPRNKDRRIAWLKYADSLFNGVGLVLLAHFRRIFPLFFQWMHADDNETVILVLKCTYIILRLTWIRNSPFIAKLVDELAVVYKEAALRTAREDIRANICQILILLQESKGLRFDAAWDKHRSDPDLTTLNLSLSRSNTKTVPSEDCLQQGSVPVQ; encoded by the exons ATGTTGGAAGCACCACCATCTTCCCCGCTCCGAGAACTTCTTCTCCGTTCATCGACCCGACTATCGGAGTCTCTGGCCACCGTCCCCTACACTCCACACCGAGCCTCCAATATCTCTGTCAAAGCCTTTCTCGAACCCCTCTTACTACCCACAGCCTCCGTCAAAGACCTCGCTCTCGCCTACGCTCTCCTTTGCTCTTCCGCCTTCGACCATTCCGGCATTCTCTCATGGATCCCCAGCCACCTCTCCTCTCTCGCAACCTCGTCCTTCTCCGAGCTCTCCTGCGCTTATCTCGCCGAACTCGGCGACGGAAATCGTGATGGCGTTGTTCCTCCGGAGAAGAGGTTGGTACTGGAACTGATGCCCGAGGTTTTGCCACTTTTGAAAGAGAGGATTCAGGAGAGCTCCATAAATAAGTCCGACGAGACTGACGAGTTCTCCGCAGCATCGGCGAGAGTTCCCGTTGGGTTTGCCATTCTCGCTGCTTTTCAGTTTAGATGGTTTATTACACAG GTTGATTATCCTCATTTGGGTAAATTGTGTGGATTGGTGATTCCTTGTGCATTGACTGCTGTTGATCATTGGTCCGCGGTAGTGAAG GGTCAGGGCATGATTAGCCTCGCacatattgggagaaatgtgGATGCAGCTGAGCTTGGTGGGTATGTGGACGCTGTTCTAGATGCCTGTTGCCAGAACACGGCTTGTGATGACGAGATATGGCATCATGTGGTTGAGGCGTCGGTAGTTCTTGTGACTCTTACCCAGAGAAGTAATCCCCGTAGTCCTTG GTTTGAAAGGATGCTAAATGAGTTTATAAGTCACTTGGAGCGCCAGCCCAGAAATAAAGATCGCCGAATTGCCTGGCTTAAATATGCTGATTCACTATTTAATGGAGTTGGTCTTGTGCTCTTAGCTCACTTCAGGCGCATTTTCCCATTATTTTTTCAGTGGATGCACGCTGATGACAATGAGACTGTTATTTTG GTTCTGAAatgtacatatataattttgagACTGACATGGATAAGGAATTCACCATTTATTGCAAa ATTGGTAGATGAACTTGCCGTTGTGTATAAGGAGGCAGCATTGAGAACAGCTCGGGAAGATATTAGAGCAAATATATGTCAGATACTGATCCTACTTCAAGA AAGCAAAGGCCTGCGTTTTGATGC